A window from Mus caroli chromosome 2, CAROLI_EIJ_v1.1, whole genome shotgun sequence encodes these proteins:
- the LOC110289971 gene encoding olfactory receptor 10AG1-like, whose product MFYLLSVDEEKIKPEKSNASSLIEFILLGFSDVPNLQWILFGIFLIMYLTILMCNSTIVLITRTDPALQTPMYFFLSNFSFVEICYVTVTIPRMLVDLCTQKGNISILACATQMCFILMLGGTECLLLTAMAYDRYVAICNPLHYSLVMNHRICTQLVAACWISVIPVVIGQTYQIFSLPFCGSNRINHFICDIPPVLKLACGDTFVNEIAVYIVAMIFVMVPFMLIIFSYCKIICSILKLSSAKGRTKAFSTCSSHLIVVVLFYGTAGITYLQPKPNQSDITGKLLSLFYTILIPTLNPIIYTLRNKDIMAALRKLLSKILV is encoded by the coding sequence ATGTTTTATTTACTGTCTGTAGATGAAGAGAAAATTAAACCAGAAAAATCGAATGCCTCTTCGCTGATTGAATTTATCCTACTGGGTTTTTCTGATGTCCCCAATCTCCAATGGATTCTGTTTGGGATATTTTTGATCATGTATTTGACTATTCTGATGTGCAACAGTACTATAGTGCTCATAACAAGAACTGACCCTGCTCTGCAGACCCCTATGTATTTTTTCCTTAGCAACTTTTCTTTTGTGGAAATATGTTATGTAACAGTCACAATTCCAAGGATGCTTGTGGACCTGTGTACTCAGAAAGGAAATATCTCTATACTTGCCTGTGCCACTCAAATGTGTTTTATCCTTATGCTTGGAGGCACAGAGTGCCTCCTCCTGACAGCAATGGCCTATGACCGTTACGTGGCCATTTGTAACCCTCTACACTATTCTTTAGTCATGAACCACAGGATCTGTACACAGTTAGTGGCAGCCTGCTGGATCAGTGTCATACCAGTTGTAATTGGACAAACATACCagattttctctctgcctttttgtgGCTCTAACAGAATTAATCACTTCATTTGTGATATCCCACCAGTACTCAAACTTGCTTGTGGTGACACATTTGTGAATGAAATAGCAGTCTACATAGTTGCGATGATATTTGTCATGGTTCCCTTTATGCTGATCATTTTCTCCTATTGCAAAATTATCTGCAGTATTCTGAAACTGTCATCAGCCAAAGGAAGGACCAAAGCTTTCTCCACCTGTTCCTCTCACCTCATAGTTGTAGTCTTATTCTATGGAACAGCTGGTATCACATACTTACAACCCAAGCCAAATCAATCAGATATAACTGGAAAACTGTTGTCTCTTTTTTACACCATTTTGATACCAACTCTGAATCCCATTATATATACTCTGAGGAACAAGGACATCATGGCTGCTCTGAGGAAACTACTTAGTAAGATACTAGTGTGA